One Channa argus isolate prfri chromosome 15, Channa argus male v1.0, whole genome shotgun sequence DNA segment encodes these proteins:
- the mreg gene encoding melanoregulin produces MGSVIKKFCKQFCCCCCIGDVEDEDEKQPLLPDDPLEYFNREVQKRRDEETNLWSEPGDPSHTERDDDRTLYSLLQARNKMRMGSSGYRRLSVDIEAMRDTRREVRDRWKTILENLGFMAEADSLLTVSASASLDRMRNAPAARDLLQTLHSETSVFSSREPPPERYLFILDRLLYLDIAEDFLAKAKRFYPPRDDSDEEPTGLAINLPLLLARVEAMNGRGEEEEDESERDD; encoded by the exons ATGGGTTCAGTCATCAAGAAATTCTGTAAGcagttctgctgctgctgctgcattggTGATGttgaagatgaggatgagaaGCAGCCACTGTTACC GGATGATCCATTAGAGTATTTTAATCGTGAAGTCCAGAAGCGTCGTGATGAGGAGACTAACTTGTGGAGCGAACCCGGAGACCCCAGCCACACAGAGAGGGATGACGACCGGACCCTTTATTCCCTGCTGCAGGCCAGGAACAAGATGCGCATGGGATCCTCA GGTTATCGCCGTCTTAGTGTTGACATTGAGGCCATGAGAGATACGCGGCGCGAAGTAAGAGACAGATGGAAGACAATCTTGGAAAATCTAG GTTTTATGGCAGAGGCAGACTCTCTGCTGACAGTGTCTGCCAGTGCCTCGCTTGACCGTATGCGTAATGCCCCAGCAGCACGTGACCTTCTTCAGACGCTCCACTCTGAGACCTCCGTCTTCAGCAGCAGAGAACCACCACCAGAAAGATATCTGTTCATCCTG GATCGTCTCCTGTATCTAGATATAGCTGAGGATTTTCTTGCAAAGGCAAAGCGCTTCTATCCTCCAAGGGATGATTCTGATGAGGAGCCAACGGGCCTTGCCATAAACCTACCGCTGCTGCTGGCCAGAGTAGAGGCCATGAATGGAAGgggtgaagaagaggaggatgagagTGAAAGAGACGATTGA
- the tcap gene encoding telethonin — MKMPICTVLEKCNGVVVAAELTCSVREENKAQRESYTADWHSVSLKTQPQDSQKMHMNDDSRRETMSRQWQARSLIQKCPSGVFRVGTVERGVREHQLLPKRITLPLPIFTPAELGGRLGRGAPHTEADLQPFPTPDGVCPSKRSVDEITRDLPPVKPTLMDFVKAPQVLGRSMSQEAQRG; from the exons ATGAAGATGCCAATTTGTACCGTTCTGGAGAAGTGTAATGGCGTGGTGGTGGCAGCTGAGCTAACCTGTAGTGTACGGGAGGAAAACAAGGCTCAGAGGGAGAGCTACACTGCTGACTGGCACAGTGTCAGCCTCAAAACTCAACCTCAGGACAG TCAGAAGATGCACATGAATGATGACTCTCGCAGGGAGACTATGTCCCGGCAGTGGCAGGCCCGTTCACTGATACAGAAGTGTCCCTCCGGTGTCTTCAGAGTGGGCACAGTAGAAAGAGGGGTAAGGGAACACCAGCTGTTGCCAAAGAGAATCACCCTCCCCTTGCCGATCTTCACCCCTGCAGAGTTGGGTGGCAGGCTTGGACGTGGAGCCCCACATACAGAGGCGGACCTGCAGCCTTTCCCCACACCAGATGGAGTTTGTCCCAGCAAGAGGAGTGTGGACGAGATCACCAGAGACCTTCCCCCAGTCAAACCAACCCTCATGGACTTTGTCAAAGCACCCCAAGTCCTTGGTCGCTCCATGTCCCAAGAGGCCCAGAGAGGGTGA
- the stard3 gene encoding stAR-related lipid transfer protein 3 isoform X2 has product MQSGEYGELGSSLPAIASLNASYSTSMSLPTPYPFVTPSERKAISDVRRTFCLFVTFDLLFVTLLWIIELNLLAVFRFLCLQLGYAAFRLKHWWVVAITTLVTSVFLVPKVIKSDLMSRNAFSYVLPITSFVLAWLETWFFDFKVLTQEANDERAYLAAVKAACERAPVLYPRAVSDGQFYSPPESVAGSEEDLDEEGLGRRAVTAQEKEYVRQGCEAMSVVEQILAQEDNWKFEKNNEMGDSVYTLEIPFHGKTFILKAFMQCPAELVYQEVILQPEKMVQWNRTVSACQVLQRVDDNTLISYDVSAGAAGGVVSARDFVNVRRVERKRDCYLSAGMATDHEAKLPCGRYVRGENGPGGFVVLKSSSNPSVCTFIWILNTDLKGRLPRYLIHQSLAATMFEFMSHLRQRIADLRPSHRSHHHC; this is encoded by the exons ATGCAGAGTGGAGAATATGGGGAGCTTGGGAGCAGCCTCCCTGCCATCGCCTCCCTCAACGCTTCCTATTCCACATCAATGTCCCTCCCTACTCCGTACCCATTTGTAACACCCTCAGAGCGTAAAGCCATTTCTGATGTCCGTCGCACATTCTGCCTCtttgtgacctttgacctgctcTTCGTCACACTTCTATGGATTATTGAGCTGAAT CTTCTTGCAGTATTTCGTTTCCTGTGTCTACAACTGGGTTATGCTGCTTTTCGGTTGAAGCATTGGTGGGTTGTTGCA ATAACCACTCTAGTGACCAGCGTCTTCCTTGTTCCAAAAGTCATAAAATCtgat CTTATGTCCCGGAATGCCTTTAGCTATGTGCTACCAATCACATCCTTTGTGCTGGCGTGGCTGGAGACCTGGTTCTTTGATTTCAAGGTGCTCACACAGGAGGCCAATGATGAAAGGG CCTACCTAGCGGCAGTAAAGGCAGCCTGTGAGCGTGCCCCCGTGCTCTACCCCCGTGCTGTTTCAGATGGACAGTTCTATTCTCCACCTGAATCTGTCGCAG GCTCTGAAGAGGATCTGGATGAGGAGGGTCTTGGGCGACGAGCTGTCACTGCTCAG GAGAAGGAGTATGTCAGACAGGGTTGTGAGGCCATGTCAGTGGTTGAACAGATCCTAGCACAGGAGGATAACTGGAAATTTGAAAAGAACAAT GAAATGGGAGACTCTGTCTACACCCTGGAGATTCCCTTCCATGGAAAGACTTTCATTCTCAAG gcCTTTATGCAGTGTCCAGCTGAGCTTGTGTATCAAGAAGTAATTCTGCAACCAGAGAAGATGGTCCAGTGGAACAGAACTGTTTCTGCCTGTCAG GTTCTTCAGAGGGTTGACGACAACACTCTGATATCATATGACGTCTCTGCCGGAGCGGCAGGTGGAGTTGTGTCTGCAAG GGACTTTGTAAATGTTCGGCGGGTGGAACGCAAACGAGACTGCTACCTGTCTGCTGGCATGGCAACTGACCATGAAGCCAAACTACCATGCGGGCGCTACGTCAG AGGAGAGAACGGTCCAGGAGGGTTTGTGGTCCTCAAATCCAGCAGTAATCCATCCGTCTGTACTTTCATTTGGATTCTAAACACAGACTTGAAG GGCCGTCTGCCTCGCTACCTCATCCACCAGTCTCTGGCCGCCACTATGTTTGAATTTATGTCCCATTTACGCCAACGTATTGCGGACCTGCGGCCTTCTCACCGCTCCCATCACCACTGTTAG
- the LOC137100341 gene encoding proline-rich protein 29-like isoform X2: MAWTEDIYPHVEPYDPHTFEIFSAPQQPYTILQHLPATMMPPSLAPSIRPGGHVKEDLVELMMIQNAQIHQVIMNNMTMSALRLFGCSGSPLGTKAPRDLVIIQENEAEPEIYHHYYQPVQYMPCPPWLLPQATLFYPEDPNKPSSAQSHRDRPVVAPPLPLTSTSGTVGAIFAATAERTSTAEAKAEKKKK; this comes from the exons ATGGCATGGACAGAAGATATTTATCCACACGTCGAGCCATATGATCCACATACTTTTGAGATTTTCTCT GCTCCTCAGCAGCCCTACACTATCCTGCAACACCTTCCAGCTACCATGATGCCTCCCAGCTTGGCACCTTCCATTAGGCCTGGTGGTCATGTCAAGGAGG ACCTTGTAGAGCTGATGATGATCCAGAATGCCCAGATACACCAGGTGATCATGAACAATATGACCATGTCAGCTCTCAGGTTGTTTGGATGCTCAGGCTCCCCACTGGGCACTAAG GCTCCAAGAGATCTGGTTATAATTCAAGAGAATGAGGCTGAGCCAGAGATATATCACCACTATTACCAGCCTGTCCAGTACATGCCCTGTCCTCCATGGCTCCTGCCTCAGGCCACACTGTTCTACCCAGAAGACCCTAACAAACCAAGCTCTGCTCAGTCACATAGAGACAG GCCTGTGGTCGCTCCCCCTCTGCCCCTCACCAGCACCTCGGGGACAGTGGGAGCCATCTTTGCTGCTACAGCAG AGAGAACCAGCACTGCTGAGGcaaaagcagagaagaagaaaaagtga
- the stard3 gene encoding stAR-related lipid transfer protein 3 isoform X1 → MQSGEYGELGSSLPAIASLNASYSTSMSLPTPYPFVTPSERKAISDVRRTFCLFVTFDLLFVTLLWIIELNISSSFWTSLYNEVVLYTFQSSFFDIFLLAVFRFLCLQLGYAAFRLKHWWVVAITTLVTSVFLVPKVIKSDLMSRNAFSYVLPITSFVLAWLETWFFDFKVLTQEANDERAYLAAVKAACERAPVLYPRAVSDGQFYSPPESVAGSEEDLDEEGLGRRAVTAQEKEYVRQGCEAMSVVEQILAQEDNWKFEKNNEMGDSVYTLEIPFHGKTFILKAFMQCPAELVYQEVILQPEKMVQWNRTVSACQVLQRVDDNTLISYDVSAGAAGGVVSARDFVNVRRVERKRDCYLSAGMATDHEAKLPCGRYVRGENGPGGFVVLKSSSNPSVCTFIWILNTDLKGRLPRYLIHQSLAATMFEFMSHLRQRIADLRPSHRSHHHC, encoded by the exons ATGCAGAGTGGAGAATATGGGGAGCTTGGGAGCAGCCTCCCTGCCATCGCCTCCCTCAACGCTTCCTATTCCACATCAATGTCCCTCCCTACTCCGTACCCATTTGTAACACCCTCAGAGCGTAAAGCCATTTCTGATGTCCGTCGCACATTCTGCCTCtttgtgacctttgacctgctcTTCGTCACACTTCTATGGATTATTGAGCTGAAT ATCTCCAGCAGCTTCTGGACCAGTTTATATAATGAGGTTGTCTTATATACGTTCCAATCTTCCTTTTTCGACATCTTT CTTCTTGCAGTATTTCGTTTCCTGTGTCTACAACTGGGTTATGCTGCTTTTCGGTTGAAGCATTGGTGGGTTGTTGCA ATAACCACTCTAGTGACCAGCGTCTTCCTTGTTCCAAAAGTCATAAAATCtgat CTTATGTCCCGGAATGCCTTTAGCTATGTGCTACCAATCACATCCTTTGTGCTGGCGTGGCTGGAGACCTGGTTCTTTGATTTCAAGGTGCTCACACAGGAGGCCAATGATGAAAGGG CCTACCTAGCGGCAGTAAAGGCAGCCTGTGAGCGTGCCCCCGTGCTCTACCCCCGTGCTGTTTCAGATGGACAGTTCTATTCTCCACCTGAATCTGTCGCAG GCTCTGAAGAGGATCTGGATGAGGAGGGTCTTGGGCGACGAGCTGTCACTGCTCAG GAGAAGGAGTATGTCAGACAGGGTTGTGAGGCCATGTCAGTGGTTGAACAGATCCTAGCACAGGAGGATAACTGGAAATTTGAAAAGAACAAT GAAATGGGAGACTCTGTCTACACCCTGGAGATTCCCTTCCATGGAAAGACTTTCATTCTCAAG gcCTTTATGCAGTGTCCAGCTGAGCTTGTGTATCAAGAAGTAATTCTGCAACCAGAGAAGATGGTCCAGTGGAACAGAACTGTTTCTGCCTGTCAG GTTCTTCAGAGGGTTGACGACAACACTCTGATATCATATGACGTCTCTGCCGGAGCGGCAGGTGGAGTTGTGTCTGCAAG GGACTTTGTAAATGTTCGGCGGGTGGAACGCAAACGAGACTGCTACCTGTCTGCTGGCATGGCAACTGACCATGAAGCCAAACTACCATGCGGGCGCTACGTCAG AGGAGAGAACGGTCCAGGAGGGTTTGTGGTCCTCAAATCCAGCAGTAATCCATCCGTCTGTACTTTCATTTGGATTCTAAACACAGACTTGAAG GGCCGTCTGCCTCGCTACCTCATCCACCAGTCTCTGGCCGCCACTATGTTTGAATTTATGTCCCATTTACGCCAACGTATTGCGGACCTGCGGCCTTCTCACCGCTCCCATCACCACTGTTAG
- the LOC137100341 gene encoding proline-rich protein 29-like isoform X1: protein MAWTEDIYPHVEPYDPHTFEIFSAPQQPYTILQHLPATMMPPSLAPSIRPGGHVKEDLVELMMIQNAQIHQVIMNNMTMSALRLFGCSGSPLGTKAPRDLVIIQENEAEPEIYHHYYQPVQYMPCPPWLLPQATLFYPEDPNKPSSAQSHRDRPVVAPPLPLTSTSGTVGAIFAATAGKTQYIETPGQQSINSVCSCDVIGVFKVP, encoded by the exons ATGGCATGGACAGAAGATATTTATCCACACGTCGAGCCATATGATCCACATACTTTTGAGATTTTCTCT GCTCCTCAGCAGCCCTACACTATCCTGCAACACCTTCCAGCTACCATGATGCCTCCCAGCTTGGCACCTTCCATTAGGCCTGGTGGTCATGTCAAGGAGG ACCTTGTAGAGCTGATGATGATCCAGAATGCCCAGATACACCAGGTGATCATGAACAATATGACCATGTCAGCTCTCAGGTTGTTTGGATGCTCAGGCTCCCCACTGGGCACTAAG GCTCCAAGAGATCTGGTTATAATTCAAGAGAATGAGGCTGAGCCAGAGATATATCACCACTATTACCAGCCTGTCCAGTACATGCCCTGTCCTCCATGGCTCCTGCCTCAGGCCACACTGTTCTACCCAGAAGACCCTAACAAACCAAGCTCTGCTCAGTCACATAGAGACAG GCCTGTGGTCGCTCCCCCTCTGCCCCTCACCAGCACCTCGGGGACAGTGGGAGCCATCTTTGCTGCTACAGCAGGTAAAACACAGTACATAGAAACACCTGGCCAACAATCAATTAACAGTGTTTGCTCCTGTGATGTCATAGGGGTCTTCAAAGTACCTTGA